One segment of Streptosporangium brasiliense DNA contains the following:
- a CDS encoding TIGR04500 family putative peptide maturation system protein yields the protein MSTDQSAFPSPTGPAPAGAAPAHAAFATDLADAVTLLRGLPTSRDTVDDAHRCVRGWGAQRPWLRAQLVVDGPPGTTRVGYDLLLEHPEGGSVALSAETADGIPWLVDHSTHWAAGQVLSVDGTGLSVPAALSAIRALGTRDRQLHERLVDRCILLGEVEDDTEPLTVAETQQAADEFRRRRGLSSRAQTLDWLAETGMSEEAFWNHVKTQARTARVRGRFAGEPARRHLAEHPEEFTLRRAAWVTGPRPEELRALVDGPVTEFVSRAATALVSAPGAGSPTVRRDGGRGTHLQAAAMLTSRLPEPLRTVPGGTAIGPVPYKGGHLAGVVYEVLPPDPGAAEVLDAARDAAFQAWLDERRRTSDIRWFWL from the coding sequence ATGTCCACTGACCAGAGCGCCTTCCCCTCTCCGACCGGCCCCGCACCCGCCGGCGCGGCACCCGCCCACGCCGCCTTCGCGACGGATCTCGCCGACGCGGTCACGCTGCTGCGCGGGTTGCCGACCAGCCGGGACACGGTCGACGACGCGCACCGGTGCGTGCGGGGCTGGGGCGCCCAGCGGCCGTGGCTGCGCGCCCAGCTCGTGGTCGACGGGCCGCCGGGGACGACCCGGGTCGGCTACGACCTGCTCCTCGAACATCCCGAGGGCGGCTCTGTCGCGCTGTCCGCCGAGACGGCCGACGGCATTCCCTGGCTCGTCGACCACTCCACCCACTGGGCCGCGGGGCAGGTCCTCAGCGTCGACGGGACCGGGCTTTCGGTCCCGGCCGCGCTGTCCGCCATCCGCGCCCTCGGCACCCGCGACCGGCAACTGCATGAGCGGCTGGTGGACCGCTGCATCCTCCTCGGCGAAGTGGAGGATGACACCGAGCCGCTGACTGTCGCCGAGACGCAGCAGGCCGCCGACGAGTTCCGCCGGCGGCGCGGGCTCAGCAGCCGCGCGCAGACGCTGGACTGGCTCGCCGAAACAGGCATGTCCGAGGAGGCGTTCTGGAACCACGTCAAGACACAGGCACGCACCGCTCGGGTCCGGGGGCGCTTCGCCGGTGAGCCCGCCCGGCGCCATCTCGCCGAACACCCGGAGGAATTCACCCTGCGGCGCGCCGCGTGGGTGACCGGACCGCGGCCGGAGGAACTGCGCGCCCTCGTCGACGGCCCGGTGACGGAGTTCGTGAGCCGGGCCGCGACGGCGCTGGTGTCCGCGCCCGGAGCCGGGTCCCCGACCGTGCGGCGCGACGGGGGACGAGGGACGCACCTGCAAGCCGCCGCGATGCTCACTTCCCGGCTGCCGGAGCCCCTCCGGACCGTACCCGGGGGAACGGCGATCGGGCCGGTCCCCTACAAGGGCGGCCACCTGGCCGGGGTCGTGTACGAGGTCCTCCCTCCGGATCCCGGGGCTGCGGAGGTGCTCGACGCGGCGCGTGACGCGGCGTTCCAGGCGTGGCTGGACGAGCGGCGGCGCACATCGGATATCAGGTGGTTCTGGCTGTGA
- a CDS encoding MvdC/MvdD family ATP grasp protein, which produces MLLIISSSRDDSVHTVLPKLKERGVPLLWWDEADYPRASTLTIGYLDGRWRQTLTYRGETHDLSRITAVWDRRPDRLSSPDVRDPSQREFAEHVAKVALTGAYDLMVGTRWMPALPQHARAIDNKLLHLYRATELGFTVVDTVVTNDPDELVPAWNRAGGRLITKTLGFRSFTLDGEYGHLYTAVVPRRRLSGRHRLRYAPAMLQPNVPKAYELRVTVVGEQVFAARIDSQASRLTSVDWRHYDDPKVGYSAYDLPPDIAERCVRLVAGLGLAYGALDFIVTPDGRYVFLELNVNGQWAFVEMLTGMPISDAIADWLAEAAAHPHTKDLADVH; this is translated from the coding sequence GTGTTGTTGATCATCAGCAGCTCCCGCGACGACTCGGTGCACACCGTGCTGCCGAAGCTGAAGGAGCGCGGTGTGCCGCTGCTGTGGTGGGACGAGGCCGACTATCCCAGGGCTTCCACGCTCACCATCGGCTATCTGGACGGCCGGTGGCGGCAGACGCTGACGTACCGGGGCGAGACGCACGACCTGTCGAGGATCACCGCGGTCTGGGACCGCCGACCCGACCGGCTGTCCTCTCCTGACGTGCGGGATCCGTCGCAGCGAGAGTTCGCCGAGCATGTGGCGAAGGTGGCGCTCACCGGTGCGTACGACCTCATGGTGGGGACGAGGTGGATGCCGGCGCTGCCGCAGCACGCCCGGGCGATCGACAACAAGCTGCTGCACCTGTACCGGGCCACCGAACTCGGGTTCACCGTTGTCGACACGGTCGTGACGAACGATCCGGACGAGCTCGTCCCGGCGTGGAACCGGGCCGGTGGCCGTCTCATCACCAAGACGCTCGGCTTCCGGTCGTTCACGCTGGACGGCGAGTACGGTCACCTCTACACGGCGGTGGTGCCCCGGCGGCGGCTGTCCGGCCGGCACCGGCTCCGGTACGCCCCCGCGATGCTTCAGCCCAATGTGCCCAAGGCGTACGAGCTGCGGGTGACCGTCGTCGGCGAGCAGGTGTTCGCCGCCCGCATCGACTCCCAGGCGTCACGGCTGACCTCCGTCGACTGGCGGCACTACGACGATCCCAAGGTGGGCTACTCCGCCTACGACCTGCCGCCGGACATCGCCGAACGCTGCGTCCGCCTGGTCGCGGGGCTCGGCCTGGCCTACGGCGCCCTGGACTTCATCGTGACCCCGGACGGCCGGTACGTCTTCCTGGAGCTCAACGTCAACGGGCAGTGGGCCTTCGTCGAGATGCTGACCGGCATGCCCATCAGCGACGCGATCGCCGACTGGCTGGCCGAGGCCGCCGCCCATCCCCATACCAAGGATCTCGCCGATGTCCACTGA
- a CDS encoding type II toxin-antitoxin system RelE family toxin: MPDVVFTDPAIDDLRRIGPDAVPKILKKILLLLENAEAGYPLGGELTGFRKLVVGRNTWRVVYRITDDKVVEICEVWAVGERADAEIYAEAKARVRAAGGSRPEVVRLGEVIDRLGALTDHIHTGEVPAREPVPDWLASRLIYTAGMAREDVAALDLEEAVDLWTEFRSGPR, from the coding sequence GTGCCCGACGTCGTATTCACCGACCCGGCCATTGACGATCTCCGCAGGATCGGTCCGGACGCCGTACCCAAGATCCTGAAAAAGATCCTTCTGCTGCTGGAGAACGCCGAGGCCGGTTACCCGCTCGGTGGGGAACTGACCGGATTCCGCAAGCTTGTCGTCGGCCGGAACACCTGGCGGGTCGTCTACCGGATCACCGACGACAAGGTGGTCGAGATCTGTGAGGTCTGGGCGGTCGGGGAGAGGGCCGACGCGGAGATCTATGCCGAGGCCAAGGCGCGGGTCCGGGCGGCCGGCGGCTCGCGTCCCGAGGTTGTCCGTCTCGGTGAGGTCATCGACCGTCTCGGAGCTCTGACCGATCACATTCACACCGGCGAGGTCCCCGCGCGGGAGCCGGTTCCCGACTGGCTCGCCAGTCGGTTGATCTACACAGCTGGCATGGCCCGCGAGGATGTGGCGGCACTCGACCTGGAGGAAGCCGTCGATCTCTGGACGGAGTTCCGCTCGGGGCCGCGTTAG